The following proteins are encoded in a genomic region of Deinococcota bacterium:
- a CDS encoding cytochrome P450 has translation MTVHQRPASPAIPGPRGLEHLRVMERAASYSGGAVCALHERYGPIFSFGFGPVRFVWLVGEEAVRLVLQERPESFGLSRAYRFLAPITGESALITSDGARHHQRRRLVQPAFYPQRLGEALALVQANARRLADELAGRERVDLHSELRPRVLRTVCEVLLGPETLARHPALVPAVAAMMDFANLPFLAQGFKLPLPGTPWTRFLWARRRADALLYGEIRRRRPLGAGDGVLAMLLGARDEEGRGLSDLEVRDQSLSLLSAGFDTTSAALSWAVYGLLTRPDYLAALREELSGVPVLEPTQLKALARLDWLVKETLRLYPPAPAGLRQALEDVPFRGYTIAKGSLVAFSIYATHRQESLYPSPLLFKPERWDPDAPGYRPVSPYGYLPFGGGLRYCIGAGLATMTIKLFLIALLGRFRLTPAWTGSVTETGNTVQPKGGLPLRLSPL, from the coding sequence ATGACCGTCCACCAGCGTCCCGCTTCCCCAGCCATCCCCGGCCCGCGCGGCCTCGAGCACCTGCGGGTGATGGAGCGCGCGGCCAGCTACAGCGGCGGCGCGGTCTGCGCGCTCCATGAGCGCTACGGGCCCATCTTCAGCTTCGGCTTCGGCCCCGTCCGCTTCGTCTGGCTCGTCGGCGAGGAGGCCGTGCGGCTCGTCCTCCAGGAACGGCCGGAGAGCTTCGGGCTGAGCCGCGCCTACCGCTTTTTGGCGCCCATCACCGGCGAAAGCGCGCTCATCACCAGCGACGGCGCGCGCCACCACCAGCGCCGCAGGCTGGTCCAGCCCGCTTTCTACCCGCAGCGCCTGGGCGAGGCCTTGGCGCTCGTCCAGGCCAACGCCCGGCGTCTGGCCGACGAGCTCGCCGGACGTGAACGGGTCGACCTCCACAGCGAACTGCGCCCCCGCGTCCTCAGAACGGTCTGCGAGGTGCTGCTCGGCCCCGAGACCTTGGCGCGCCACCCCGCGCTGGTCCCGGCGGTCGCGGCGATGATGGACTTCGCCAACCTGCCCTTTCTCGCCCAAGGGTTCAAGCTGCCCCTGCCGGGCACGCCCTGGACGCGCTTTCTGTGGGCGCGGCGGCGGGCCGACGCGCTGCTCTACGGTGAGATCCGGCGCCGGCGCCCTCTTGGCGCCGGAGATGGCGTCCTGGCGATGCTGCTGGGGGCGAGGGACGAGGAGGGCCGCGGCCTGAGCGATCTCGAGGTGCGCGACCAGAGCCTGAGCCTGTTGTCGGCCGGCTTCGACACCACCTCCGCCGCCCTCAGCTGGGCGGTCTACGGGCTGCTCACCCGGCCGGACTACCTGGCGGCGCTGCGCGAGGAGCTGAGCGGGGTGCCGGTGCTTGAGCCCACTCAGCTAAAGGCCCTCGCCCGGCTCGACTGGCTCGTCAAGGAGACCCTGCGCCTCTACCCGCCTGCCCCCGCCGGGCTGCGGCAGGCGCTCGAGGACGTGCCCTTTAGGGGCTACACCATTGCCAAGGGCAGCCTCGTCGCCTTTTCGATCTACGCGACGCACCGCCAGGAGAGCCTCTACCCGTCCCCGCTGCTCTTCAAACCCGAGCGCTGGGATCCGGACGCGCCGGGCTACCGCCCCGTCTCGCCCTACGGTTACCTGCCCTTTGGCGGCGGCCTCCGCTACTGTATCGGCGCGGGCTTAGCGACCATGACCATCAAGCTCTTCCTGATCGCGCTGCTGGGGCGCTTCCGGCTGACGCCGGCCTGGACGGGCAGCGTGACGGAGACCGGCAACACCGTGCAGCCCAAGGGCGGCCTGCCGCTCAGGCTGTCGCCGCTCTAG
- a CDS encoding Crp/Fnr family transcriptional regulator, with product MSSIRSFLAQIPLFKDAPPRALDLATEAAQLRRYDTNTIVFQEGETGEALYILESGVVKLSKVDLDGHEKTLAILRPPEFFGEMALLTQLSHSATALSLNKVSAYILFKDDFFKLMNSYATFSLSLTATLATRLKGMYDEAQILSYKDAQGRVAYVLLRLYHNGFIEFTDASLALIRLTHQDIASLAGTSRETVTRALKSLEGEGVISTRPKEVVINDPEGLEEILHGVR from the coding sequence GTGTCTAGCATCCGCAGCTTTCTGGCGCAGATCCCGCTCTTCAAGGACGCGCCGCCCCGGGCGCTCGACCTGGCCACGGAGGCGGCGCAGTTGCGCAGGTACGACACCAACACGATCGTCTTTCAAGAGGGCGAGACGGGCGAGGCGCTCTACATCCTGGAGAGCGGCGTGGTCAAACTCTCCAAGGTCGACCTGGACGGTCACGAGAAGACGCTCGCCATCTTGCGCCCTCCGGAGTTCTTCGGCGAGATGGCCTTGCTCACCCAGCTCAGCCACAGCGCCACCGCCCTCTCGCTCAACAAGGTGAGCGCCTACATCCTCTTCAAGGACGACTTCTTCAAGCTGATGAACTCCTACGCGACCTTCAGCCTGAGCCTCACCGCCACCCTGGCGACCAGGCTCAAGGGCATGTACGACGAGGCGCAGATTCTGTCCTACAAGGACGCCCAGGGGCGCGTCGCCTACGTGCTCCTGAGGCTCTATCACAACGGCTTCATCGAGTTCACCGACGCCTCACTGGCGCTCATCCGCCTGACCCACCAGGACATCGCCAGCCTGGCCGGCACCAGCCGCGAGACCGTCACCCGGGCCCTGAAGTCGCTCGAGGGCGAGGGCGTCATCTCGACGCGGCCCAAGGAGGTCGTCATCAACGACCCCGAGGGCTTAGAAGAGATCCTCCACGGCGTGAGGTAG